Proteins co-encoded in one Juglans regia cultivar Chandler chromosome 16, Walnut 2.0, whole genome shotgun sequence genomic window:
- the LOC108983598 gene encoding uncharacterized protein LOC108983598 isoform X2, with translation MKYISNSKSHRIHFYSEPVLSQSTLGHKTDSKSFEYDNNVLASAMKSQNLIITENQERLSKGTERNAVQLPYAINDRDGWTAIKFDCSMIMDDLKNESEDEVRDFVASHTHSSRKTGFFDKDSDFVMDKGVMECELPELTVCYKENGYHVVKDICIDEGVPSQEKILFGSGRDTKTVLIVHPPEKDQNKVLLKEKEDTEIYSPDELMFSSENDSKKNSANQFDSKDLIQTEEDATESILNDATEERLLPGNKLPMLERDKCAFHLNCLNIDSKDVEQHPSQVISGENVILASPALVSGVEESNNSGRISMLASSTSVYAAKESNNSAVDSMLAGPALVSSAEETNHSTGAQILATPNLVSAAEESNNSSPVNEFFYNSKEERGGITFDSDSLAPAASARQEGPETQNTSKFENLISDAHDTDSRQLHHSQGETSFSAAGQGEEVFPVVGTFSSLINYSGPIAYSGNVSLRSDSSATSTRSFAFPILQSEWNSSPVRMAKADRRHLRKHKCWRKGFLCCRF, from the exons ATGAAGTACATTTCAAACTCCAAAAGTCACCGGATTCATTTTT ATAGTGAGCCAGTGCTTTCCCAGTCAACTCTTGGCCATAAGACTGATTCAAAATCTTTTGAATACGATAACAATGTCTTGGCTTCTGCTATGAAGTCTCAAAATCTGATCATAACTGAAAATCAGGAGAGGCTTTCAAAGGGCACTGAGAGAAATGCAGTGCAATTACCATATGCCATAAATGACAGAGATGGTTGGACAGCTATAAAATTTGATTGTTCCATGATCATGgatgatttgaaaaatgaaagtgaAGATGAGGTCAGAGATTTTGTTGCATCACATACCCATTCTTCAAGAAAAACAGGATTTTTTGACAAGGACTCGGATTTTGTCATGGACAAAGGTGTTATGGAATGTGAATTGCCAGAGTTGACAGTTTGCTACAAAGAGAATGGTTATCATGTTGTCAAAGACATCTGCATTGACGAGGGAGTGCCTTCCCAGGAGAAGATCTTGTTTGGGAGTGGCAGAGATACGAAGACTGTGCTCATTGTTCATCCTCCAGAGAAGGATCAAAACAAAGTattgttgaaagaaaaagaagacacTGAGATTTACAGTCCAGATGAATTAATGTTTTCGTCAGAAAATGATTCGAAGAAGAATTCAGCTAATCAATTCGATTCCAAGGATTTGATACAGACAGAGGAAGATGCCACTGAGAGTATTCTGAATGATGCCACTGAAGAAAGGCTTTTACCTGGAAATAAGCTTCCAATGCTGGAGAGGGACAAGTGTGCTTTCCACTTAAATTGTTTGAACATTGACAGCAAAGACGTGGAACAACATCCCTCTCAG GTGATCTCTGGTGAAAATGTAATCTTGGCTAGCCCTGCTTTGGTGTCTGGAGTCGAAGAATCAAACAATAGTGGCAGGATTTCAATGTTGGCAAGCTCAACTTCGGTTTATGCAGCGAAAGAATCTAACAATAGTGCTGTGGATTCTATGTTGGCAGGCCCTGCTCTGGTTTCTTCAGCTGAAGAAACAAACCACAGTACTGGGGCTCAAATCTTGGCAACCCCTAATCTGGTTTCTGCAGCTGAAGAATCAAACAATAGCAGTCCTGTCAATGAGTTCTTTTACAATAGCAAGGAGGAAAGAGGAGGCATCACTTTCGATTCTGACTCTTTAGCACCTGCAGCTAGTGCCAGACAGGAGGGTCCTGAAACTCAAAATACGTccaagtttgaaaatttaatttctgaTGCTCATGATACAGATTCGAGGCAACTTCATCATTCTCAGGGAGAGACAAGTTTTTCTGCGGCAGGTCAGGGAGAGGAGGTTTTTCCCGTGGTGGGTACCTTTTCAAGTCTTATAAATTACTCTGGTCCAATAGCTTACTCTGGCAATGTCTCTCTTCGCTCAGATAGCAGCGCCACCAGCACGCGTTCCTTTGCCTTTCCCAT ATTACAGTCTGAATGGAATAGCAGTCCAGTGAGAATGGCAAAAGCTGACCGGAGACATTTGCGGAAGCATAAATGTTGGAGGAAGGGCTTTCTTTGCTGTAGATTCTGA
- the LOC108983598 gene encoding uncharacterized protein LOC108983598 isoform X4, with protein MKLDSEPVLSQSTLGHKTDSKSFEYDNNVLASAMKSQNLIITENQERLSKGTERNAVQLPYAINDRDGWTAIKFDCSMIMDDLKNESEDEVRDFVASHTHSSRKTGFFDKDSDFVMDKGVMECELPELTVCYKENGYHVVKDICIDEGVPSQEKILFGSGRDTKTVLIVHPPEKDQNKVLLKEKEDTEIYSPDELMFSSENDSKKNSANQFDSKDLIQTEEDATESILNDATEERLLPGNKLPMLERDKCAFHLNCLNIDSKDVEQHPSQVISGENVILASPALVSGVEESNNSGRISMLASSTSVYAAKESNNSAVDSMLAGPALVSSAEETNHSTGAQILATPNLVSAAEESNNSSPVNEFFYNSKEERGGITFDSDSLAPAASARQEGPETQNTSKFENLISDAHDTDSRQLHHSQGETSFSAAGQGEEVFPVVGTFSSLINYSGPIAYSGNVSLRSDSSATSTRSFAFPILQSEWNSSPVRMAKADRRHLRKHKCWRKGFLCCRF; from the exons ATGAAACTTG ATAGTGAGCCAGTGCTTTCCCAGTCAACTCTTGGCCATAAGACTGATTCAAAATCTTTTGAATACGATAACAATGTCTTGGCTTCTGCTATGAAGTCTCAAAATCTGATCATAACTGAAAATCAGGAGAGGCTTTCAAAGGGCACTGAGAGAAATGCAGTGCAATTACCATATGCCATAAATGACAGAGATGGTTGGACAGCTATAAAATTTGATTGTTCCATGATCATGgatgatttgaaaaatgaaagtgaAGATGAGGTCAGAGATTTTGTTGCATCACATACCCATTCTTCAAGAAAAACAGGATTTTTTGACAAGGACTCGGATTTTGTCATGGACAAAGGTGTTATGGAATGTGAATTGCCAGAGTTGACAGTTTGCTACAAAGAGAATGGTTATCATGTTGTCAAAGACATCTGCATTGACGAGGGAGTGCCTTCCCAGGAGAAGATCTTGTTTGGGAGTGGCAGAGATACGAAGACTGTGCTCATTGTTCATCCTCCAGAGAAGGATCAAAACAAAGTattgttgaaagaaaaagaagacacTGAGATTTACAGTCCAGATGAATTAATGTTTTCGTCAGAAAATGATTCGAAGAAGAATTCAGCTAATCAATTCGATTCCAAGGATTTGATACAGACAGAGGAAGATGCCACTGAGAGTATTCTGAATGATGCCACTGAAGAAAGGCTTTTACCTGGAAATAAGCTTCCAATGCTGGAGAGGGACAAGTGTGCTTTCCACTTAAATTGTTTGAACATTGACAGCAAAGACGTGGAACAACATCCCTCTCAG GTGATCTCTGGTGAAAATGTAATCTTGGCTAGCCCTGCTTTGGTGTCTGGAGTCGAAGAATCAAACAATAGTGGCAGGATTTCAATGTTGGCAAGCTCAACTTCGGTTTATGCAGCGAAAGAATCTAACAATAGTGCTGTGGATTCTATGTTGGCAGGCCCTGCTCTGGTTTCTTCAGCTGAAGAAACAAACCACAGTACTGGGGCTCAAATCTTGGCAACCCCTAATCTGGTTTCTGCAGCTGAAGAATCAAACAATAGCAGTCCTGTCAATGAGTTCTTTTACAATAGCAAGGAGGAAAGAGGAGGCATCACTTTCGATTCTGACTCTTTAGCACCTGCAGCTAGTGCCAGACAGGAGGGTCCTGAAACTCAAAATACGTccaagtttgaaaatttaatttctgaTGCTCATGATACAGATTCGAGGCAACTTCATCATTCTCAGGGAGAGACAAGTTTTTCTGCGGCAGGTCAGGGAGAGGAGGTTTTTCCCGTGGTGGGTACCTTTTCAAGTCTTATAAATTACTCTGGTCCAATAGCTTACTCTGGCAATGTCTCTCTTCGCTCAGATAGCAGCGCCACCAGCACGCGTTCCTTTGCCTTTCCCAT ATTACAGTCTGAATGGAATAGCAGTCCAGTGAGAATGGCAAAAGCTGACCGGAGACATTTGCGGAAGCATAAATGTTGGAGGAAGGGCTTTCTTTGCTGTAGATTCTGA
- the LOC108983598 gene encoding uncharacterized protein LOC108983598 isoform X3 has protein sequence MGCLSLGFSSTSDSEPVLSQSTLGHKTDSKSFEYDNNVLASAMKSQNLIITENQERLSKGTERNAVQLPYAINDRDGWTAIKFDCSMIMDDLKNESEDEVRDFVASHTHSSRKTGFFDKDSDFVMDKGVMECELPELTVCYKENGYHVVKDICIDEGVPSQEKILFGSGRDTKTVLIVHPPEKDQNKVLLKEKEDTEIYSPDELMFSSENDSKKNSANQFDSKDLIQTEEDATESILNDATEERLLPGNKLPMLERDKCAFHLNCLNIDSKDVEQHPSQVISGENVILASPALVSGVEESNNSGRISMLASSTSVYAAKESNNSAVDSMLAGPALVSSAEETNHSTGAQILATPNLVSAAEESNNSSPVNEFFYNSKEERGGITFDSDSLAPAASARQEGPETQNTSKFENLISDAHDTDSRQLHHSQGETSFSAAGQGEEVFPVVGTFSSLINYSGPIAYSGNVSLRSDSSATSTRSFAFPILQSEWNSSPVRMAKADRRHLRKHKCWRKGFLCCRF, from the exons ATGGGATGTCTTTCTCTCGGCTTCTCATCCACctcag ATAGTGAGCCAGTGCTTTCCCAGTCAACTCTTGGCCATAAGACTGATTCAAAATCTTTTGAATACGATAACAATGTCTTGGCTTCTGCTATGAAGTCTCAAAATCTGATCATAACTGAAAATCAGGAGAGGCTTTCAAAGGGCACTGAGAGAAATGCAGTGCAATTACCATATGCCATAAATGACAGAGATGGTTGGACAGCTATAAAATTTGATTGTTCCATGATCATGgatgatttgaaaaatgaaagtgaAGATGAGGTCAGAGATTTTGTTGCATCACATACCCATTCTTCAAGAAAAACAGGATTTTTTGACAAGGACTCGGATTTTGTCATGGACAAAGGTGTTATGGAATGTGAATTGCCAGAGTTGACAGTTTGCTACAAAGAGAATGGTTATCATGTTGTCAAAGACATCTGCATTGACGAGGGAGTGCCTTCCCAGGAGAAGATCTTGTTTGGGAGTGGCAGAGATACGAAGACTGTGCTCATTGTTCATCCTCCAGAGAAGGATCAAAACAAAGTattgttgaaagaaaaagaagacacTGAGATTTACAGTCCAGATGAATTAATGTTTTCGTCAGAAAATGATTCGAAGAAGAATTCAGCTAATCAATTCGATTCCAAGGATTTGATACAGACAGAGGAAGATGCCACTGAGAGTATTCTGAATGATGCCACTGAAGAAAGGCTTTTACCTGGAAATAAGCTTCCAATGCTGGAGAGGGACAAGTGTGCTTTCCACTTAAATTGTTTGAACATTGACAGCAAAGACGTGGAACAACATCCCTCTCAG GTGATCTCTGGTGAAAATGTAATCTTGGCTAGCCCTGCTTTGGTGTCTGGAGTCGAAGAATCAAACAATAGTGGCAGGATTTCAATGTTGGCAAGCTCAACTTCGGTTTATGCAGCGAAAGAATCTAACAATAGTGCTGTGGATTCTATGTTGGCAGGCCCTGCTCTGGTTTCTTCAGCTGAAGAAACAAACCACAGTACTGGGGCTCAAATCTTGGCAACCCCTAATCTGGTTTCTGCAGCTGAAGAATCAAACAATAGCAGTCCTGTCAATGAGTTCTTTTACAATAGCAAGGAGGAAAGAGGAGGCATCACTTTCGATTCTGACTCTTTAGCACCTGCAGCTAGTGCCAGACAGGAGGGTCCTGAAACTCAAAATACGTccaagtttgaaaatttaatttctgaTGCTCATGATACAGATTCGAGGCAACTTCATCATTCTCAGGGAGAGACAAGTTTTTCTGCGGCAGGTCAGGGAGAGGAGGTTTTTCCCGTGGTGGGTACCTTTTCAAGTCTTATAAATTACTCTGGTCCAATAGCTTACTCTGGCAATGTCTCTCTTCGCTCAGATAGCAGCGCCACCAGCACGCGTTCCTTTGCCTTTCCCAT ATTACAGTCTGAATGGAATAGCAGTCCAGTGAGAATGGCAAAAGCTGACCGGAGACATTTGCGGAAGCATAAATGTTGGAGGAAGGGCTTTCTTTGCTGTAGATTCTGA
- the LOC108983598 gene encoding uncharacterized protein LOC108983598 isoform X1 produces the protein MIYLPGFICIGIPTFNLFADSEPVLSQSTLGHKTDSKSFEYDNNVLASAMKSQNLIITENQERLSKGTERNAVQLPYAINDRDGWTAIKFDCSMIMDDLKNESEDEVRDFVASHTHSSRKTGFFDKDSDFVMDKGVMECELPELTVCYKENGYHVVKDICIDEGVPSQEKILFGSGRDTKTVLIVHPPEKDQNKVLLKEKEDTEIYSPDELMFSSENDSKKNSANQFDSKDLIQTEEDATESILNDATEERLLPGNKLPMLERDKCAFHLNCLNIDSKDVEQHPSQVISGENVILASPALVSGVEESNNSGRISMLASSTSVYAAKESNNSAVDSMLAGPALVSSAEETNHSTGAQILATPNLVSAAEESNNSSPVNEFFYNSKEERGGITFDSDSLAPAASARQEGPETQNTSKFENLISDAHDTDSRQLHHSQGETSFSAAGQGEEVFPVVGTFSSLINYSGPIAYSGNVSLRSDSSATSTRSFAFPILQSEWNSSPVRMAKADRRHLRKHKCWRKGFLCCRF, from the exons ATGATATATCTTCCTGGTTTCATTTGCATTGGCATTCcaacatttaatttatttgcagATAGTGAGCCAGTGCTTTCCCAGTCAACTCTTGGCCATAAGACTGATTCAAAATCTTTTGAATACGATAACAATGTCTTGGCTTCTGCTATGAAGTCTCAAAATCTGATCATAACTGAAAATCAGGAGAGGCTTTCAAAGGGCACTGAGAGAAATGCAGTGCAATTACCATATGCCATAAATGACAGAGATGGTTGGACAGCTATAAAATTTGATTGTTCCATGATCATGgatgatttgaaaaatgaaagtgaAGATGAGGTCAGAGATTTTGTTGCATCACATACCCATTCTTCAAGAAAAACAGGATTTTTTGACAAGGACTCGGATTTTGTCATGGACAAAGGTGTTATGGAATGTGAATTGCCAGAGTTGACAGTTTGCTACAAAGAGAATGGTTATCATGTTGTCAAAGACATCTGCATTGACGAGGGAGTGCCTTCCCAGGAGAAGATCTTGTTTGGGAGTGGCAGAGATACGAAGACTGTGCTCATTGTTCATCCTCCAGAGAAGGATCAAAACAAAGTattgttgaaagaaaaagaagacacTGAGATTTACAGTCCAGATGAATTAATGTTTTCGTCAGAAAATGATTCGAAGAAGAATTCAGCTAATCAATTCGATTCCAAGGATTTGATACAGACAGAGGAAGATGCCACTGAGAGTATTCTGAATGATGCCACTGAAGAAAGGCTTTTACCTGGAAATAAGCTTCCAATGCTGGAGAGGGACAAGTGTGCTTTCCACTTAAATTGTTTGAACATTGACAGCAAAGACGTGGAACAACATCCCTCTCAG GTGATCTCTGGTGAAAATGTAATCTTGGCTAGCCCTGCTTTGGTGTCTGGAGTCGAAGAATCAAACAATAGTGGCAGGATTTCAATGTTGGCAAGCTCAACTTCGGTTTATGCAGCGAAAGAATCTAACAATAGTGCTGTGGATTCTATGTTGGCAGGCCCTGCTCTGGTTTCTTCAGCTGAAGAAACAAACCACAGTACTGGGGCTCAAATCTTGGCAACCCCTAATCTGGTTTCTGCAGCTGAAGAATCAAACAATAGCAGTCCTGTCAATGAGTTCTTTTACAATAGCAAGGAGGAAAGAGGAGGCATCACTTTCGATTCTGACTCTTTAGCACCTGCAGCTAGTGCCAGACAGGAGGGTCCTGAAACTCAAAATACGTccaagtttgaaaatttaatttctgaTGCTCATGATACAGATTCGAGGCAACTTCATCATTCTCAGGGAGAGACAAGTTTTTCTGCGGCAGGTCAGGGAGAGGAGGTTTTTCCCGTGGTGGGTACCTTTTCAAGTCTTATAAATTACTCTGGTCCAATAGCTTACTCTGGCAATGTCTCTCTTCGCTCAGATAGCAGCGCCACCAGCACGCGTTCCTTTGCCTTTCCCAT ATTACAGTCTGAATGGAATAGCAGTCCAGTGAGAATGGCAAAAGCTGACCGGAGACATTTGCGGAAGCATAAATGTTGGAGGAAGGGCTTTCTTTGCTGTAGATTCTGA
- the LOC108983596 gene encoding uncharacterized protein LOC108983596: MVADFARSEALFLFLRLFLLIIIAVNHGYSEERGGPWKTWKRAKSFAEEAAKRSQTLTNSVTISDLVSETAKKSKELSAEASKRAVQIKTAALKQADEIQFKSLSLPDIIPSQLSSLSVSASSVSAVYSQSELRKFGVTDDVHEFVKGLTSTTFQNFPIQEEAEASDVATTASNVRKDLTEWQEKHATMVLSTVKEISRLRYELCPRVMKERRFWRIYFTLVSSHVAPFEKQYIEEAQLKAAEDIKDDKMNKNSVENVKAEGMEKNSKGKATNSSSAEQDLDTFLLGDLDDNDGGPDEEGEGNLDDDFDKIDNSDIEDEKQVKKNVDVKV; this comes from the exons ATGGTTGCGGACTTTGCTCGTTCAGAAGCGTTGTTTCTATTTCTACGTCTATTTCTTC ttattatCATTGCTGTAAATCATGGATATTCAGAGGAACGCGGAGGGCCATGGAAGACATGGAAGAGGGCAAAGAGCTTCGCAGAAGAAGCAGCGAAGAGATCCCAGACCCTTACGAACTCCGTCACCATATCCGACCTTGTCTCCGAGACCGCCAAGAAATCCAAGGAGCTATCCGCCGAGGCCTCCAAGAGGGCCGTTCAGATTAAGACCGCCGCGCTCAAGCAGGCCGATGAGATCCAGTTCAAATCCCTTTCCCTCCCCGACATCATCCCCTCTCAGCTCTCCTCACTCTCCGTCTCCGCTTCCTCGGTTTCCGCCGTGTACTCCCAGTCGGAGCTCCGGAAGTTCGGGGTCACTGACGATGTGCACGAGTTCGTCAAGGGACTCACTTCTACTACATTCCAGAATTTTCCAATCCAAG AGGAAGCAGAGGCGTCTGATGTGGCTACGACGGCGTCGAACGTGAGGAAAGATCTGACGGAGTGGCAGGAGAAGCATGCTACTATGGTTCTCAGTACTGTTAAG gAAATTTCAAGATTAAGGTATGAATTATGCCCGCGAGTTATGAAAGAGAGAAGATTCTGGAGAATATATTTCACACTTGTGAGCAGCCATGTGGCTCC GTTTGAGAAGCAATACATAGAGGAGGCTCAGCTCAAAGCAGCAGAGGACataaaagatgataaaatgaataaaaattctgTAGAAAATGTGAAAGCTGAAGGGATGGAGAAGAACTCAAAGGGTAAAGCTACCAATTCATCATCAGCTGAGCAGGACTTGGACACGTTTCTCTTGGGTGATCTTGATGACAATGATGGGGGTCCAG ACGAGGAGGGTGAGGGGAACTtggatgatgattttgacaagATTGACAATTCA GACATTGAAGATGAGAAGCAGGTGAAGAAAAATGTAGATGTGAAAGTTTAG
- the LOC108983598 gene encoding uncharacterized protein LOC108983598 isoform X5: MKSQNLIITENQERLSKGTERNAVQLPYAINDRDGWTAIKFDCSMIMDDLKNESEDEVRDFVASHTHSSRKTGFFDKDSDFVMDKGVMECELPELTVCYKENGYHVVKDICIDEGVPSQEKILFGSGRDTKTVLIVHPPEKDQNKVLLKEKEDTEIYSPDELMFSSENDSKKNSANQFDSKDLIQTEEDATESILNDATEERLLPGNKLPMLERDKCAFHLNCLNIDSKDVEQHPSQVISGENVILASPALVSGVEESNNSGRISMLASSTSVYAAKESNNSAVDSMLAGPALVSSAEETNHSTGAQILATPNLVSAAEESNNSSPVNEFFYNSKEERGGITFDSDSLAPAASARQEGPETQNTSKFENLISDAHDTDSRQLHHSQGETSFSAAGQGEEVFPVVGTFSSLINYSGPIAYSGNVSLRSDSSATSTRSFAFPILQSEWNSSPVRMAKADRRHLRKHKCWRKGFLCCRF, from the exons ATGAAGTCTCAAAATCTGATCATAACTGAAAATCAGGAGAGGCTTTCAAAGGGCACTGAGAGAAATGCAGTGCAATTACCATATGCCATAAATGACAGAGATGGTTGGACAGCTATAAAATTTGATTGTTCCATGATCATGgatgatttgaaaaatgaaagtgaAGATGAGGTCAGAGATTTTGTTGCATCACATACCCATTCTTCAAGAAAAACAGGATTTTTTGACAAGGACTCGGATTTTGTCATGGACAAAGGTGTTATGGAATGTGAATTGCCAGAGTTGACAGTTTGCTACAAAGAGAATGGTTATCATGTTGTCAAAGACATCTGCATTGACGAGGGAGTGCCTTCCCAGGAGAAGATCTTGTTTGGGAGTGGCAGAGATACGAAGACTGTGCTCATTGTTCATCCTCCAGAGAAGGATCAAAACAAAGTattgttgaaagaaaaagaagacacTGAGATTTACAGTCCAGATGAATTAATGTTTTCGTCAGAAAATGATTCGAAGAAGAATTCAGCTAATCAATTCGATTCCAAGGATTTGATACAGACAGAGGAAGATGCCACTGAGAGTATTCTGAATGATGCCACTGAAGAAAGGCTTTTACCTGGAAATAAGCTTCCAATGCTGGAGAGGGACAAGTGTGCTTTCCACTTAAATTGTTTGAACATTGACAGCAAAGACGTGGAACAACATCCCTCTCAG GTGATCTCTGGTGAAAATGTAATCTTGGCTAGCCCTGCTTTGGTGTCTGGAGTCGAAGAATCAAACAATAGTGGCAGGATTTCAATGTTGGCAAGCTCAACTTCGGTTTATGCAGCGAAAGAATCTAACAATAGTGCTGTGGATTCTATGTTGGCAGGCCCTGCTCTGGTTTCTTCAGCTGAAGAAACAAACCACAGTACTGGGGCTCAAATCTTGGCAACCCCTAATCTGGTTTCTGCAGCTGAAGAATCAAACAATAGCAGTCCTGTCAATGAGTTCTTTTACAATAGCAAGGAGGAAAGAGGAGGCATCACTTTCGATTCTGACTCTTTAGCACCTGCAGCTAGTGCCAGACAGGAGGGTCCTGAAACTCAAAATACGTccaagtttgaaaatttaatttctgaTGCTCATGATACAGATTCGAGGCAACTTCATCATTCTCAGGGAGAGACAAGTTTTTCTGCGGCAGGTCAGGGAGAGGAGGTTTTTCCCGTGGTGGGTACCTTTTCAAGTCTTATAAATTACTCTGGTCCAATAGCTTACTCTGGCAATGTCTCTCTTCGCTCAGATAGCAGCGCCACCAGCACGCGTTCCTTTGCCTTTCCCAT ATTACAGTCTGAATGGAATAGCAGTCCAGTGAGAATGGCAAAAGCTGACCGGAGACATTTGCGGAAGCATAAATGTTGGAGGAAGGGCTTTCTTTGCTGTAGATTCTGA
- the LOC108983599 gene encoding probable root meristem growth factor 8: MELIVLTTLCVLLLALLTPSASLQIRAQSSDDNANEVQHDSLPALPRKIRLFEDKVYRSQDHFQTYNGQKEYVAGKSYDKDEQVMVHGHGRQGTRQEWVDQGAETSPFYTMDYTHVRRRRHIHNKSMPVAP; encoded by the exons ATGGAGCTGATAGTTTTGACTACGCTGTGTGTTCTCCTCTTGGCTTTGCTTACACCATCTGCTTCTCTGCAAATTCGGGCGCAATCATCAGATGACAAcg CCAATGAAGTTCAGCATGATTCTCTCCCTGCACTGCCAAGGAAGATCAGACTCTTTGAG GATAAAGTATATCGAAGTCAAGATCATTTCCAAACATACAATGgacaaaaggaatatgttgcag GCAAGTCGTACGACAAAGATGAGCAAGTGATGGTGCATGGGCATGGGAGGCAAGGGACACGGCAGGAATGGGTGGATCAGGGGGCAGAAACTTCCCCATTTTACACAATGGATTATACCCATGTCAGAAGACGACGCCACATTCATAACAAGTCCATGCCAGTTGCTCCATGA